Genomic window (Fibrobacter sp. UWB2):
TTCGTCAACGAAGACCGGGGCTTCATCGCTGTCGCCGACAACAGAACGCCAGGCGCGGCCGAGGAAGCGGTTCATGCCTTCGATGCCCTTGGTCTGCCACGGCTTCACGGCGTCGAGCGGGCCCATGAACATTTCATACAAGCGAAGGCTATCTGCACCGTAATCGCGGACAACGTCATCCGGGTTCACGACGTTCTTGAGGGACTTACTCATCTTAGCCACAATCTGCTTGAGTTCGATGTCCGTACCCTTCTTGAAGTACTTGCCGTTCTTTTCTTCGACTTCGTCAGTCGGGACCTTGGAACCAGCGGCATCTTCGTATGCAAAGGCAAGAATCATGCCCTGGTTGAAGAGCTTCTGGAACGGTTCGTCGGTAGAGACGAGGCCGAGATCGAACAAAACCTTGTGCCAGAAACGGCTGTAGAGCAAGTGAAGCACGGCGTGTTCGGCACCACCCACATAGAGGTCAACCGGCATCCAGTACTTTTCAAGTTCCTTTGCCACAAATGCGTCACCGTTGCAAGCGTCGATGTAGCGGAGGTAATACCAGCACGAACCGGCCCACTGCGGCATGGTGTTCGTTTCACGAATACCCTTGCGGCCGTTCTTATCGACGACCTGGAGCCATTCGGTGGCGTTCGCGAGCGGAGACTGACCGCCGTCACCCGGCTTGTAATCCTTGAGTTCCGGCAAAAGAACCGGAAGTTCGGAATCGTCGACGGTAGAGATTTCGCCATCTTCCCAGTGGATAATCGGGAACGGTTCACCCCAGTAGCGCTGACGGCTGAAGAGCCAGTCGCGAAGTTTGTAGTTCACCGTGGCCTTACCGATCTTGTTGGCTTCGAGCCATTCGATGACCTTGGCGATACCCTGCTTCTTGTTGAGACCGTTCAGGCAGAGCGTTGCATTTTCGCTGTTGATGTAGGTGCCGTCGGCAGCCCAACAGGCTTCACCCTTGAGCACGAGCGGTTTTACATCTTCGGGGCAGCTTGCATCCGGTTCCATGATGCAGATCACCGGGAGGTTGAACTTCTTTGCAAAGTCAAAGTCGCGAGTATCGTGAGCCGGCACAGCCATGATAGCGCCAGTGCCATAGCCCGTCAAAACGTAGTCAGCAACCCACACCGGAATCTTCGTGCCGGTGAGCGGGTTTACGGCGTAAGAACCAGTGAACACACCAGTCTTTTCCTTGGCGAGTTCCGTACGGTCTAGATCGCTCTTGAGAGCGGCGGCATGCACGTATTCTTCCACGGCGGCCTTCTGTTCGGCAGTCGTGAGTTCCGGCACCATAGCGTGTTCCGGAGCAACGACCATGTAGGTTGCACCGAACAGCGTATCGCAACGGGTCGTGTAAACGCGGAGCTTCTTTTCGGTCGGCTTGCCTTCAGCATCGGCAATAGCAAAATCAACTTCGGCACCGTAGCTCTTGCCGATCCAGTTCTTCTGCATGTCTTTGACGCCCTGTGGCCAGTCGAGCTTGTCGAGGCCCTTCAGCAGGCGGTCGCCATACAGCGGAATGCGCATGAGCCACTGCTTCAGGTTACGGCGTTCCACTTCCTTGGTGCCGCACTTTTCGTGAGAACCGTCGTTCAAAACTTCTTCGTTAGCGCAGACAATCTTGCAGTGCTTGCACCACCACACCTGAGCATCGGCGTAATAAGCGAGGCGTTTGCCGTCGCGGTACTTGCGAACTTCGTCCTTACCCTTGGCTTCTACATCGGCCGGGATCGGGAGTTCTTCAATCGGGCGGCCCTTCTGCTGGTCTTCATCGAACCAGGTGCCATAAAGGCGCTTGAAAATCCACTGCGTCCACTTGTAATACTTCGGGTCGGTGGTGTTGACTTCCTTGTTCCAGTCGTAAGAGAGGCCGAGGCGCTTGATCTGACGGCGGAAATTGTCGCAGTTCTTCTTGGTCGTGATGGCCGGGTGCGTACCGGTCTGGATGGCGTACTGTTCAGCGGGGAGGCCGAAAGCGTCCCACCCCATCGGGTGGAGCACATTGAAACCGCGGCTGCGCTTGTAGCGGCAAATGATATCCGTTGCAGTGTAACCTTCCGGGTGGCCCACATGGAGACCAGCACCACTCGGGTACGGGAACATATCCAAGCAGTAATACTTCGGCTTGGACTTGTCTTCGCCAGTCTTAAACGTCTGATGTTCTTCCCAGTAGGCTTGCCACTTGGTTTCGATTTCTTGCGGATTATACTTTGCCATTATTTATTCCTCTAACGCCGCGACGGAACCGCCACGACCTCATTAAATTTTCGAGGCAAAATTTAGAAAATTATCTAGAAGGATTCACATTCTTCCCAGTCGTTCTGCTCATTGAACCTGTAGCATTTCGTGCCATCAGACATTTCCACAGAACAAGTATCGCCGACAACGGTATCCTCTTTTTGGCAATTAGCGATTATTTGAGCCTTATCCGTGAGCGAAAGTGAAGCTTCTCTCCAAGCACCATTCCCAACATACGTGTAAGAATACTGGGAGCATCCTACACCTACAAAACATTCTTCCTTAGTGCACACATCACCAACAGCAACACCCGTCGTATCACAGGTTATTCTCCGGTCTCTTAAAATCCACAGCCCTTTTTCGCACCTATAATACTTTGTTTGTCCAA
Coding sequences:
- the leuS gene encoding leucine--tRNA ligase — encoded protein: MAKYNPQEIETKWQAYWEEHQTFKTGEDKSKPKYYCLDMFPYPSGAGLHVGHPEGYTATDIICRYKRSRGFNVLHPMGWDAFGLPAEQYAIQTGTHPAITTKKNCDNFRRQIKRLGLSYDWNKEVNTTDPKYYKWTQWIFKRLYGTWFDEDQQKGRPIEELPIPADVEAKGKDEVRKYRDGKRLAYYADAQVWWCKHCKIVCANEEVLNDGSHEKCGTKEVERRNLKQWLMRIPLYGDRLLKGLDKLDWPQGVKDMQKNWIGKSYGAEVDFAIADAEGKPTEKKLRVYTTRCDTLFGATYMVVAPEHAMVPELTTAEQKAAVEEYVHAAALKSDLDRTELAKEKTGVFTGSYAVNPLTGTKIPVWVADYVLTGYGTGAIMAVPAHDTRDFDFAKKFNLPVICIMEPDASCPEDVKPLVLKGEACWAADGTYINSENATLCLNGLNKKQGIAKVIEWLEANKIGKATVNYKLRDWLFSRQRYWGEPFPIIHWEDGEISTVDDSELPVLLPELKDYKPGDGGQSPLANATEWLQVVDKNGRKGIRETNTMPQWAGSCWYYLRYIDACNGDAFVAKELEKYWMPVDLYVGGAEHAVLHLLYSRFWHKVLFDLGLVSTDEPFQKLFNQGMILAFAYEDAAGSKVPTDEVEEKNGKYFKKGTDIELKQIVAKMSKSLKNVVNPDDVVRDYGADSLRLYEMFMGPLDAVKPWQTKGIEGMNRFLGRAWRSVVGDSDEAPVFVDEAAPEAIEKVMHQSVIKVTNDIENMSFNTAISQLMIFNNEMMKMDKRYREPCETFVKLLHPFAPHIAEEMWSILGHEGSLTNVAWPEADHSKAVENTVEVVFQVNGKVRAKASVAKDLDKAALEKLALDNERMKEFMAGKTVVKSIVVPGKLVNIVVK